The following proteins are co-located in the Ficedula albicollis isolate OC2 chromosome 25, FicAlb1.5, whole genome shotgun sequence genome:
- the PMF1 gene encoding polyamine-modulated factor 1: MINTSHLSMITPLSRRPRDPLFGGAPWDEEEEEEDGGPPVSQPPQDFGFGFSPGSSRGAFEELFRDMSELLGALGGFWAEPQPPFEPALPGPGDAQPLCDPSPDPAFSPNQSCSYQRFVSCYYSFYKLQPQLTKSIYDQFISQLQTSIKEEIQEVKNEGNLEELFSSLDKIVEEAKGREEPAWRPSGVPEQDVRSAMMPYLLKHRSHLRRVLRDRQEEHRKVAESVLLGRDRIAELQQLIQARQQAWQAISKEHQELIMTFQEPQ, from the exons ATGATTAACACGAGTCATTTATCAATGATCACACCGCTCTCCCGCAGACCCCGGGACCCGCTGTTCGGCGGCGCGCCGTgggacgaggaggaggaggaggaggatggcgGCCCGCCCGTGTCGCAGCCCCCGCAGGACTTCGGTTTCGGGTTCAGCCCTGGCTCGTCCCGAGGCGCCTTCGAGGAGCTGTTCCGCGACATGAGCGAGCTGCTAGGCGCCCTGGGGGGGTTCTGGGCCGAGCCCCAGCCGCCTTTCG AGcccgccctgcccggcccgggTGAcg cccagcccctctgtgacCCCAGTCCTGATCCTGCCTTCTCCCCCAATCAATCTTGCAGCTACCAGAGGTTTGTCAGCTGCTACTACTCTTTCTAcaagctgcagccccagctgacCAAGAGCATTTATGATCAGTtcatctcccagctgcagacGTCCATAAag GAGGAGATCCAGGAGGTGAAAAATGAAGGGAACCTGGAGGAACTCTTCAGTTCACTGGACAAGATTGTGGAGGAGGCAAAGGGCAGAGAAGAGCCAGCGTG GCGCCCCAGCGGGGTCCCCGAGCAGGACGTGCGCAGTGCCATGATGCCCTACCTGCTCAAGCACCGCTCCCACCTGCGCAGAGTCctcagggacaggcaggaggagcacaggaaGGTGGCTGAGTccgtgctgctggggagggacaggattgcagagctgcagcagctgatccAGGCTCGCCAGCAGGCCTGGCAG GCAATCAGTAAGGAGCACCAAGAACTCATCATGACATTCCAGGAGCCCCAGTGA
- the BGLAP gene encoding osteocalcin isoform X2: MSPLARATGPYKDTQGARAALSPAQEGTMKSLIVLTLLALLTFGLCRRAADGSPGTGDSPSSEAFVSRRASAEVVQRQKRNPGYASGVPAAPPDPLEAKREVCELSPDCDELADQIGFQEAYRRYYGLV, translated from the exons ATGTCCCCCCTTGCCAGGGCCACAGGACCCTATAAAGACAcccagggagccagggctgcactcagcccagcacaggaaggcaCCATGAAGTCCCTCATCGTGCTGaccctcctggccctgctcaccTTTGGTCTCTGCCGCAGAG CTGCCGATGGCTCCCCCGGCACCGGTGACTCGCCCAGCTCTGAAG ccttcgTGTCCCGCCGCGCCAGCGCCGAGGTGGTGCAGAGGCAGAAGCGGAATCCTGGTTATGCCAG TGgtgttcctgcagcccccccgGACCCGCTGGAGGCCAAGCGCGAGGTGTGCGAGCTCAGCCCCGACTGTGACGAGCTGGCAGACCAGATTGGCTTCCAGGAGGCTTATCGGCGTTACTATGGGCTGGTGTAG
- the BGLAP gene encoding osteocalcin isoform X1, which produces MWSVGCGIWGMGHGVGGCNREIESRTRWVSVRGLSSRRTGVGAEPTRAPLSPPPLLSLPAADGSPGTGDSPSSEAFVSRRASAEVVQRQKRNPGYASGVPAAPPDPLEAKREVCELSPDCDELADQIGFQEAYRRYYGLV; this is translated from the exons ATGTGGAGTGTGGGgtgtgggatatggggtatgggGCATGGTGTAGGGGGCTGCAATAGGGAGATAGAGAGCAGGACTCGGTGGGTCTCAGTGAGGGGTCTGAGCTCCAGAAGGactggggtgggagcagagcccacacGGGCCCCGCTGAGCCCCCCACCCCTTCTGTCGCTCCCAGCTGCCGATGGCTCCCCCGGCACCGGTGACTCGCCCAGCTCTGAAG ccttcgTGTCCCGCCGCGCCAGCGCCGAGGTGGTGCAGAGGCAGAAGCGGAATCCTGGTTATGCCAG TGgtgttcctgcagcccccccgGACCCGCTGGAGGCCAAGCGCGAGGTGTGCGAGCTCAGCCCCGACTGTGACGAGCTGGCAGACCAGATTGGCTTCCAGGAGGCTTATCGGCGTTACTATGGGCTGGTGTAG